One Azospirillum sp. B510 genomic window carries:
- a CDS encoding GNAT family N-acetyltransferase has translation MTAGLQGDEQEGGKGASAPWSAQWRAQWRAMTAADLDRVLAIADIVHPAYPEERGVFEERLALYPAGCRVAERGGEAIGYGVMHPGRLGVPPPLDSPLGGLPADADCLYLHDIALLPAARGTGLGAAVLDYAHGLAAREGWRWLALTSTPGARSYWDRVGFAPYRDGGPGLAAKLSSYGGGMSYMTAPVRS, from the coding sequence ATGACAGCCGGGTTGCAGGGGGATGAACAGGAGGGCGGCAAAGGCGCATCGGCGCCATGGTCCGCCCAATGGCGCGCCCAATGGCGCGCTATGACCGCCGCCGATCTGGACCGCGTCCTCGCCATCGCGGACATCGTGCATCCGGCCTATCCCGAGGAGCGCGGTGTGTTCGAGGAGCGGCTGGCGCTCTATCCCGCCGGTTGCCGGGTGGCGGAACGCGGGGGCGAGGCGATCGGCTACGGCGTCATGCATCCCGGCAGGCTGGGGGTTCCACCGCCGCTCGACTCGCCTTTGGGGGGGCTGCCGGCCGATGCCGACTGCCTCTATCTGCATGACATCGCGCTGCTGCCGGCGGCCCGTGGCACCGGGCTGGGGGCTGCCGTGCTCGATTATGCCCATGGGCTGGCGGCGCGCGAGGGCTGGCGCTGGCTGGCGCTGACCTCGACGCCGGGGGCGCGGAGCTATTGGGACCGGGTCGGCTTCGCGCCCTATCGGGACGGCGGGCCGGGGCTGGCGGCCAAGCTGTCGAGCTATGGCGGGGGGATGAGCTACATGACCGCGCCGGTCCGGTCCTGA
- the rnhA gene encoding ribonuclease HI produces MNGDAIPAEARPKTVDIFTDGACSGNPGPGGWGAILRYGEVEKELYGGEPATTNNRMELMAAIMALEALKKPVTVRLFTDSEYVKNGITKWIHGWKAKGWMTADRKPVKNVDLWQRLEEAKRQHQIEFHWVRGHAGHPENERADELARRGVADVRAQG; encoded by the coding sequence ATGAACGGCGACGCCATCCCGGCCGAGGCGCGGCCGAAGACCGTCGACATCTTCACCGACGGCGCCTGTAGCGGCAATCCCGGCCCCGGCGGCTGGGGCGCCATCCTGCGCTATGGCGAGGTGGAGAAGGAGCTGTATGGCGGCGAACCGGCGACGACCAACAACCGGATGGAGCTGATGGCCGCCATCATGGCGCTGGAGGCGTTGAAGAAGCCGGTGACCGTCCGCCTCTTCACCGACAGCGAATATGTGAAGAACGGCATCACCAAATGGATCCATGGCTGGAAGGCCAAGGGCTGGATGACCGCCGACCGGAAGCCGGTGAAGAACGTCGATCTGTGGCAGCGCCTGGAAGAGGCGAAGCGGCAGCACCAGATCGAATTCCATTGGGTGCGCGGCCATGCCGGCCACCCGGAGAACGAACGCGCCGACGAACTGGCCCGGCGCGGAGTGGCGGACGTGCGGGCGCAGGGCTGA
- a CDS encoding EAL domain-containing protein, translating into MAFQLIVDVANGGVWAHEALVRGVQGQGAGWVLDQVTDATRYAFDQSCRVKAIELAASLPMNGARLSINFLPNAVYKAETCIRTTLAAARRTGFPTNRIIFEVTEGERVADRDHLKSIFDEYRRQGFMTAIDDFGSGYSGLNLLAEFQPDIIKLDMELTRNIDTERARRSIVKAILSVCEDLDIIPIAEGVETLDEARTLRDLGVGLMQGYLFARPAFEALVAEPDLAVPARQDRTGAVM; encoded by the coding sequence ATGGCGTTCCAGCTCATCGTCGACGTCGCCAACGGCGGCGTCTGGGCGCACGAGGCCCTGGTGCGCGGCGTCCAGGGCCAGGGTGCCGGCTGGGTTCTGGATCAGGTGACCGACGCCACCCGCTATGCCTTCGACCAGTCCTGCCGGGTCAAGGCGATCGAACTGGCCGCCTCCCTGCCGATGAACGGCGCCCGCCTGTCGATCAACTTCCTGCCGAACGCCGTCTACAAGGCGGAGACCTGCATCCGCACCACCCTCGCCGCCGCCCGGCGCACCGGCTTCCCCACCAACCGCATCATCTTCGAGGTGACGGAGGGCGAGCGGGTGGCGGATCGCGACCATCTGAAGAGCATTTTCGACGAATACAGGCGCCAGGGCTTCATGACCGCCATCGACGATTTCGGTTCCGGCTATTCCGGGCTGAATCTGCTGGCGGAATTCCAGCCCGACATCATCAAGCTGGATATGGAATTGACCCGCAACATCGACACCGAGCGGGCGCGGCGCAGCATCGTCAAGGCGATCCTGTCGGTGTGCGAAGACCTGGACATCATCCCCATCGCCGAAGGCGTCGAAACGCTGGACGAGGCCAGGACCCTGCGCGACCTGGGCGTCGGGCTGATGCAGGGCTACCTGTTCGCCCGGCCGGCCTTCGAGGCGCTGGTGGCGGAGCCGGATCTGGCGGTCCCGGCCCGTCAGGACCGGACCGGCGCGGTCATGTAG
- a CDS encoding homoserine kinase, producing MAVYTEVTDEDLSSFAAEYDLGAVLSCKGIAEGVENSNFLLVTERGPYILTLYEKRTRREDLPFFLGLMEHLADKGIACPLPVAARDGVALRELCGRPAVIVTFLAGMWPRRITPQHCAQLGEALARLHLAVGDFRLERPNALALPGWKELFARSAERADEVAPGLRATLEAELAALEVNWPAGLPAGVIHADLFPDNVFFRGDSLSGLIDFYFACNDFLAYDVAICVNAWCFEIDGSFNATKARLLLSNYRKVRPLSRAELDALPWLCRGSAVRFLLTRLYDWLNHPPGAFVRPKDPLEYLRKLRFHQTVRGLGDYFLDDSEAGAE from the coding sequence ATGGCCGTTTATACCGAAGTCACCGACGAGGATCTCAGCAGCTTCGCCGCCGAGTATGATCTGGGCGCCGTGCTGTCGTGCAAGGGCATCGCCGAGGGGGTGGAGAATTCCAACTTCCTGCTGGTGACCGAACGCGGACCCTACATCCTGACGCTCTATGAGAAGCGCACGCGGAGGGAGGATCTGCCCTTCTTCCTCGGCCTGATGGAGCATCTGGCGGACAAGGGCATCGCCTGCCCGCTGCCGGTGGCGGCGCGCGACGGCGTGGCGCTGCGCGAATTGTGCGGACGCCCGGCGGTGATCGTCACCTTCCTCGCCGGCATGTGGCCGCGCCGGATCACGCCGCAACATTGCGCCCAGCTTGGCGAGGCTCTGGCCCGCCTGCATCTGGCGGTCGGCGACTTCCGCCTGGAACGACCCAACGCGCTGGCCCTGCCCGGCTGGAAGGAGCTGTTCGCCAGATCGGCCGAACGCGCCGACGAGGTGGCGCCCGGCCTGCGCGCCACGCTGGAAGCCGAGCTGGCGGCGCTGGAGGTCAACTGGCCTGCCGGTCTGCCGGCCGGCGTCATCCACGCCGACCTGTTCCCGGACAATGTCTTCTTCCGGGGCGACAGCCTGTCCGGCCTGATCGACTTCTATTTCGCCTGCAACGACTTCCTGGCCTATGACGTGGCGATCTGCGTCAACGCCTGGTGCTTCGAGATCGACGGCTCGTTCAACGCCACCAAGGCGAGGCTGCTGCTGTCCAATTACCGCAAGGTCCGGCCGCTGTCGCGGGCGGAGCTGGACGCCCTGCCCTGGCTGTGCCGCGGCAGCGCCGTGCGCTTCCTGCTGACCCGCCTGTATGATTGGCTGAACCACCCGCCGGGCGCCTTCGTCCGGCCGAAGGATCCGCTGGAATATCTGCGCAAACTGCGCTTCCACCAGACCGTCCGCGGGCTGGGCGATTATTTCCTGGATGATTCCGAGGCGGGCGCGGAATGA
- a CDS encoding thermonuclease family protein translates to MIASQACSEAVRAARALFVAAALVLVLAGPAAAQNNPAAKGRGPIANTPDQTIKGSAMAVEGDLLTVNGTAVRLMGIDAPDPGQKCKNRYGHELDCFKIATAVLANMVKGEEVTCTITEQDRTGEKKGECRVRGVDLGAAMVARGWAFQYASLSPAYQKGEAYAQSKRLGLWAGQVEKPWQWRSRQIREKAK, encoded by the coding sequence ATGATCGCCAGCCAAGCCTGTTCTGAGGCGGTGCGGGCGGCAAGGGCCTTGTTCGTCGCGGCGGCCCTGGTCCTCGTCCTGGCGGGACCGGCGGCGGCGCAGAACAATCCGGCGGCGAAGGGCCGCGGTCCCATCGCCAACACGCCCGACCAGACCATCAAGGGATCCGCCATGGCGGTGGAGGGCGACCTGCTCACCGTCAACGGGACGGCGGTGCGGCTGATGGGCATCGACGCGCCGGATCCGGGACAGAAATGCAAGAACCGCTACGGGCACGAGCTGGACTGCTTCAAGATCGCCACCGCCGTGCTCGCCAACATGGTCAAGGGCGAGGAGGTGACCTGCACCATCACCGAACAGGACCGCACCGGCGAGAAGAAGGGCGAATGCCGCGTGCGCGGCGTCGATCTGGGGGCGGCGATGGTGGCGCGGGGCTGGGCCTTCCAATATGCCAGCCTGTCGCCGGCCTACCAGAAGGGGGAGGCCTATGCCCAGAGCAAACGGCTGGGGCTGTGGGCCGGTCAGGTCGAGAAGCCCTGGCAATGGCGCAGCCGGCAGATCAGGGAGAAGGCGAAGTGA
- a CDS encoding ferritin-like domain-containing protein produces the protein MTSSASCLGDAATAVLTSAAPLEKVRLTRLHAAAWRDGLLSPEVPAPPPDRPARPDRPELKLPRDMPKRGRGGSAQNRIALLHALAHIELNAIDLAWDIVARFAPLGLPRGFTDDWVVVADDEARHFQMLESRLNALGASYGDLPAHDGLWQSATETAHDLAARLAVVPMVLEARGLDVTPDTVRRLRDFDDGESADLLQTIHDEEIGHVAAGRRWFAHLCAERGAEPVALWQELVGRHFRGGLKRPFNVASRRLAGFGPEYYEPITPEIDRKPETR, from the coding sequence ATGACCTCTTCCGCATCGTGCCTGGGCGACGCGGCGACCGCGGTGCTGACCAGCGCGGCGCCGCTGGAGAAGGTGCGCCTGACCCGCCTGCACGCCGCCGCATGGCGGGACGGCCTGTTGTCGCCGGAGGTGCCCGCCCCGCCGCCCGACCGCCCCGCCCGTCCCGACCGGCCGGAGCTGAAGCTGCCGCGCGACATGCCCAAGCGCGGGCGGGGCGGCAGCGCCCAGAACCGAATCGCCCTGCTGCACGCGCTGGCCCATATCGAGCTGAACGCCATCGACCTCGCCTGGGACATCGTCGCCCGGTTCGCCCCGCTCGGCCTGCCGAGGGGCTTCACCGACGATTGGGTCGTGGTGGCCGACGACGAGGCGCGGCACTTCCAGATGCTGGAAAGCCGGCTGAACGCGCTGGGCGCCTCCTATGGCGATCTGCCCGCCCATGACGGGCTGTGGCAGTCGGCGACGGAGACCGCGCACGACCTCGCCGCCCGGTTGGCGGTGGTGCCGATGGTGCTGGAGGCGCGCGGGCTGGACGTCACGCCGGACACCGTCCGCCGCCTGCGCGACTTCGACGACGGCGAGAGCGCCGACCTGCTTCAGACCATCCATGACGAGGAGATCGGCCATGTCGCCGCCGGCCGGCGCTGGTTCGCCCATCTCTGCGCCGAACGCGGGGCGGAGCCGGTGGCACTGTGGCAGGAGCTGGTCGGCCGCCATTTCCGGGGCGGGCTGAAGCGCCCCTTCAACGTCGCCAGCCGCCGGCTGGCCGGATTCGGCCCGGAATATTACGAGCCGATCACTCCCGAAATTGACCGCAAGCCGGAAACCCGGTAA
- the cysQ gene encoding 3'(2'),5'-bisphosphate nucleotidase CysQ: MPDAAVASLLPTVRTIAHEAGQVILRFYNDGIDVATKVDGSPVTQADQAAEAVIVPALHHLLPGVPVVAEEAMAAGHKPDISGGRFWLVDPLDGTKEFISRNGEFTVNIALIEGGVPVLGVVYAPATGDLYAAAGPGTAVHCAEGRHDHAIAVRTPPADGLTVVASRSHGSGSALEDFLGKFAVKDRVSCGSSLKFCTVASGKADLYPRLGPTSEWDTAAGHAVLIGAGGRVEQPDGSPLVYGKDDILNPHFVAYGWK, from the coding sequence ATGCCCGATGCCGCTGTGGCGAGCCTGCTGCCGACGGTCCGCACCATCGCCCATGAGGCCGGTCAGGTCATCCTGCGCTTTTACAACGACGGCATCGACGTCGCCACCAAGGTCGACGGCAGCCCGGTGACGCAGGCGGATCAGGCGGCGGAGGCGGTAATCGTCCCGGCGCTCCACCATCTGCTCCCCGGTGTGCCGGTGGTCGCGGAAGAGGCGATGGCCGCCGGCCACAAGCCCGACATTTCCGGCGGCCGCTTCTGGCTGGTCGATCCGCTCGACGGCACCAAGGAGTTCATCTCCCGCAACGGCGAGTTCACGGTGAACATCGCCCTGATCGAGGGTGGCGTCCCCGTGCTGGGCGTCGTCTATGCCCCGGCCACCGGCGACCTCTATGCGGCGGCGGGGCCCGGCACCGCCGTCCATTGCGCGGAGGGGCGGCACGATCACGCCATCGCCGTCCGCACCCCGCCGGCCGACGGCCTGACCGTGGTCGCCAGCCGGTCGCATGGCAGCGGCTCGGCCCTGGAGGACTTCCTCGGCAAATTCGCCGTCAAGGACCGGGTGTCCTGCGGCAGCTCGCTGAAATTCTGCACGGTGGCTAGCGGCAAGGCCGACCTCTATCCCCGCCTGGGGCCGACCAGCGAATGGGACACCGCCGCCGGCCATGCCGTGCTGATCGGCGCCGGCGGCCGGGTGGAACAGCCGGACGGCTCGCCGCTGGTCTATGGCAAGGACGACATCCTGAACCCCCATTTCGTCGCCTACGGCTGGAAATGA
- a CDS encoding xanthine dehydrogenase family protein molybdopterin-binding subunit, protein MKFGIGQAVPRTEDARLLTGGGRYTDDVSLPGQAHAAFVRSPHAFATIGAIDASEALAQPGVLAVYTVADLDAEKIGMIPCQAALKQRDGSNYVQTPRPALARGFARHVGDPVAMVVAETLEAAREAAELVMVDYEDRQPVTGTLEALEPGRPLVWDAAPSNLCFDWDTGDEAAVEAALAGAHRVVELELVNNRVVANPMEGRACVAGVEAGADGAPGRLLIYVTSQGVHGLQKQFAKILNEPDSRIRVLTTDVGGGFGMKLFNYPEYVACLFAARRLNRAVKWAADRVEGFISDDHGRDHVSKARLALDADGHFLGLRVDTVANLGAYLSNYGPFIPTDAGSAMLVGSYRTPAVYVRVKGVFTNTQPVDAYRGAGRPEAAYLLERLIDHAGRVTGLGPAEIRRRNFIPPAAMPYATPMGQVYDTGDFRRNLEDGLTLADLAGLPARKAEAKARGKLRGAGLSTYIEACSGGGPEQATVQVNGDGKVVLMIGTQTNGQGHETAYKQILADRLGVPPEDVEVVQGDTDRVSWGAGTGGSRSVPVGGSALAEGAAKVVKAATTVAADLLETAEVDIEFADGRFSIVGTDRAVTLKEVAAKAAEDGGKGGDGIAFSEMARWTPPASTFPNGCHVAEVEIDPDTGIVEVLRYSVVDDFGTVINPMLVIGQIHGGVAQGLGQALQEKVVFDPDSGQLLSASFMDYQMPRAVDMPPIAVKLNSVPSTTNMLGMKGAGEAGAIGAPPAIINAVVDALSDLGITHIDMPATPETVWAAIRGAEARMAAE, encoded by the coding sequence ATGAAGTTCGGCATCGGACAGGCGGTTCCGCGCACCGAGGACGCACGGTTGCTGACCGGCGGCGGCCGCTACACCGACGACGTGTCTCTTCCCGGACAGGCCCATGCGGCCTTCGTCCGTTCGCCCCACGCCTTCGCCACCATCGGCGCCATCGACGCATCGGAGGCGCTGGCCCAGCCCGGCGTGCTGGCTGTCTACACCGTCGCCGACCTCGACGCCGAAAAGATCGGCATGATCCCCTGTCAGGCGGCGCTGAAGCAGCGCGACGGCTCCAACTATGTCCAGACGCCACGCCCGGCGCTCGCCCGCGGCTTCGCCCGCCATGTCGGCGATCCGGTCGCCATGGTGGTGGCGGAGACGCTGGAGGCCGCGCGCGAGGCCGCCGAGCTGGTGATGGTCGATTACGAGGACCGCCAGCCCGTCACCGGCACGCTGGAGGCGCTGGAGCCCGGCCGCCCCTTGGTTTGGGACGCAGCGCCGAGCAATCTCTGCTTCGATTGGGACACCGGCGACGAGGCGGCGGTGGAGGCGGCGCTGGCCGGCGCCCATCGCGTGGTCGAGCTGGAACTGGTCAACAACCGCGTCGTCGCCAATCCGATGGAAGGGCGCGCCTGCGTCGCCGGGGTCGAAGCCGGGGCCGACGGCGCCCCCGGCCGGTTGCTGATCTACGTCACCAGCCAGGGCGTGCACGGCCTGCAAAAGCAGTTCGCCAAGATCCTGAACGAGCCCGACTCCCGCATCCGCGTGCTGACCACCGATGTCGGCGGCGGCTTCGGCATGAAGCTGTTCAACTATCCCGAATATGTCGCCTGCCTGTTCGCCGCCCGCCGGCTGAACCGCGCGGTGAAATGGGCCGCCGACCGCGTCGAGGGCTTCATCAGCGACGACCATGGCCGCGACCATGTCAGCAAGGCGCGTCTGGCGCTCGACGCCGACGGCCATTTCCTGGGATTGCGGGTCGACACCGTCGCCAATCTCGGCGCCTATCTGTCCAACTACGGCCCCTTCATCCCGACCGACGCCGGATCGGCGATGCTGGTCGGCTCCTACAGGACGCCGGCCGTCTATGTCCGGGTCAAGGGCGTCTTCACCAACACCCAGCCGGTGGACGCCTATCGCGGCGCCGGCCGTCCGGAGGCGGCCTATCTGCTGGAACGGCTGATCGACCATGCCGGCCGCGTCACCGGCCTCGGCCCGGCGGAGATTCGGCGGCGCAACTTCATCCCGCCGGCCGCGATGCCCTATGCCACCCCGATGGGGCAGGTCTATGACACCGGCGACTTCCGGCGGAATCTGGAGGACGGGCTGACCCTCGCCGATCTCGCCGGCCTGCCCGCCCGCAAGGCCGAGGCGAAGGCGCGCGGCAAGCTGCGCGGCGCCGGCCTGTCGACCTACATCGAAGCCTGCTCCGGCGGCGGGCCGGAGCAGGCGACCGTCCAGGTCAACGGCGACGGCAAGGTCGTGCTGATGATCGGCACCCAGACCAACGGCCAGGGCCACGAAACCGCCTACAAGCAGATCCTGGCCGATCGGCTCGGCGTGCCACCTGAAGATGTCGAGGTGGTACAGGGCGATACCGACCGCGTCAGCTGGGGGGCCGGCACCGGCGGCTCCCGCTCCGTCCCGGTCGGCGGTTCGGCGCTGGCGGAAGGGGCGGCCAAGGTGGTGAAGGCCGCGACGACGGTCGCCGCCGACCTGCTGGAGACCGCCGAGGTCGACATCGAATTCGCCGACGGCCGCTTCTCCATCGTCGGCACCGACCGCGCGGTGACGCTGAAGGAGGTCGCGGCGAAGGCTGCGGAGGATGGAGGCAAGGGCGGAGACGGCATAGCCTTCTCGGAGATGGCGCGCTGGACCCCGCCGGCCAGCACCTTCCCCAACGGCTGCCATGTGGCGGAGGTGGAGATCGATCCGGACACCGGCATCGTCGAGGTGCTGCGCTACAGCGTCGTCGATGATTTCGGCACGGTGATCAACCCGATGCTGGTGATCGGCCAGATCCATGGCGGCGTCGCCCAGGGACTGGGGCAGGCGTTGCAGGAGAAGGTCGTGTTCGACCCTGACAGCGGCCAGTTGCTGTCCGCCTCCTTCATGGATTATCAGATGCCGCGCGCGGTCGATATGCCGCCGATCGCGGTGAAGCTGAACAGCGTGCCCAGCACCACCAACATGCTGGGCATGAAGGGCGCCGGCGAGGCCGGGGCGATCGGCGCGCCGCCGGCCATCATCAACGCGGTGGTCGATGCGCTGTCCGATCTCGGCATCACCCACATCGACATGCCGGCGACACCGGAAACGGTGTGGGCGGCGATCCGCGGCGCCGAAGCCCGGATGGCGGCGGAATAG
- a CDS encoding zinc ribbon domain-containing protein YjdM, with amino-acid sequence MDDQINCPQCNSENAYHDGSLWNCPDCGHDWNPDTAAAATDAEAGQGVRDANGNPLADGDSVTVIKDLKVKGSSLVVKGGTKVKNIRLVDGADGHNIACKIDGIGAMNLKSEFVKKA; translated from the coding sequence ATGGACGATCAGATCAACTGCCCGCAGTGCAACTCCGAGAACGCCTACCATGACGGGAGCCTGTGGAACTGCCCCGACTGCGGCCATGACTGGAACCCCGACACCGCCGCCGCCGCGACCGATGCCGAGGCTGGGCAGGGCGTGCGCGACGCCAACGGCAACCCGCTGGCCGACGGCGACAGCGTGACGGTGATCAAGGACCTGAAGGTCAAGGGATCGTCGCTGGTGGTGAAGGGCGGGACCAAGGTGAAGAACATCCGTCTCGTGGACGGCGCCGACGGGCACAACATCGCCTGCAAGATCGACGGCATCGGCGCCATGAACCTGAAGTCGGAATTCGTGAAGAAGGCCTGA
- a CDS encoding SOS response-associated peptidase has translation MLLTTPINEIERVFGVAERPNLMPRWNVAPTQGIPVIRREEDGRHLAMVRWGLVPPWADDPAIGGRMINARGESVADKPAFRDALRKRRCLVPLDGFYEWTSVGDGAKPRKQGHVIRRRDRRLFALAGLWERWYGPKGAPPRDPPLETATVVTTATNATLSFLHDRMPVVLDPADWEAWLDPATPLAVVDGLIRSAPEEWLDVVPVGPKVNSVRNDDPGCLDPPQDLAPSKAKGKPDDRQPSLF, from the coding sequence ATGCTTCTCACCACCCCGATCAACGAGATCGAGCGCGTGTTCGGCGTCGCCGAGCGGCCGAACCTGATGCCGCGCTGGAATGTCGCCCCGACCCAGGGGATCCCCGTCATCCGGCGCGAGGAGGACGGCCGTCATCTGGCGATGGTCCGCTGGGGGTTGGTGCCGCCCTGGGCCGACGATCCCGCCATCGGCGGGCGGATGATCAACGCGCGCGGCGAATCGGTGGCCGACAAGCCGGCCTTCCGCGACGCGTTGCGCAAACGCCGTTGCCTGGTTCCGCTGGACGGCTTTTATGAATGGACCAGCGTGGGGGACGGGGCGAAGCCGCGCAAGCAGGGCCATGTCATTCGCCGCCGCGACCGCCGCCTGTTCGCGCTGGCTGGCCTGTGGGAGCGTTGGTATGGGCCGAAGGGCGCGCCGCCACGGGACCCGCCGCTGGAAACCGCGACGGTGGTGACCACGGCGACCAACGCCACCCTCTCCTTCCTGCACGACCGCATGCCGGTGGTGCTCGACCCGGCCGATTGGGAGGCGTGGCTGGATCCGGCCACGCCGCTGGCGGTGGTGGACGGGCTGATCCGTTCCGCGCCCGAGGAGTGGCTGGACGTGGTGCCGGTCGGGCCGAAGGTGAACAGCGTGCGCAACGACGATCCCGGTTGCCTGGATCCGCCCCAGGACCTTGCCCCGTCCAAGGCGAAGGGAAAGCCCGATGATCGCCAGCCAAGCCTGTTCTGA
- a CDS encoding peroxiredoxin encodes MSIQVGDTIPSVTLKWLTDNGMQEVTTDELFKGKKVVLFSVPGAFTPTCSAKHLPGFVQQADALKAKGVDSIICLAVNDPFVMRAWGDKGSVGDKVTMLPDGNATFTGALGLTMDGSGYGLGTRGQRFALVAEDGKVTHVAVEAPGKFEVSSAEAVLETL; translated from the coding sequence ATGAGCATCCAGGTTGGCGATACCATTCCGTCCGTCACGCTGAAGTGGCTGACCGACAACGGCATGCAGGAAGTGACCACCGACGAGCTGTTCAAGGGCAAGAAGGTCGTCCTGTTCTCCGTTCCCGGCGCCTTCACCCCGACCTGTTCGGCCAAGCACCTGCCGGGCTTCGTCCAGCAGGCCGACGCGCTGAAGGCCAAGGGCGTCGACAGCATCATCTGCCTCGCGGTCAACGACCCGTTCGTGATGCGCGCCTGGGGCGACAAGGGTTCGGTCGGCGACAAGGTCACGATGCTGCCCGACGGCAACGCCACCTTCACCGGCGCGCTCGGCCTGACCATGGATGGTTCGGGCTATGGCCTGGGCACCCGGGGCCAGCGCTTCGCCCTGGTGGCGGAGGACGGCAAGGTCACCCATGTCGCCGTCGAGGCCCCCGGCAAGTTCGAAGTGTCATCGGCCGAAGCGGTGCTCGAGACGCTCTGA